In Tenacibaculum pacificus, a single window of DNA contains:
- the pta gene encoding phosphate acetyltransferase: MNKAVYIAASEANSGKSMLSLGLMQLLLRKKPKVGYFRPIIDNPLGDKKDNHINTILNYFNIKCSYEDCYAFTRSDLIDRLNDDKEDEVISEIIEKYKILEEQNDFVIVEGTDFSDHGAVIEMDLNVLIAKNLGIPVIIVSGGLNKTLDEFIQGLRLTYDSFVNKDVEVISVVANKIEDININTIVEEVGRNLPKSVSINAIPIDKKLNNPTVKELLNEIKADVLFGEHLLNNTTGDIKVGAMQLSHFLHHLTEESVVVTPADRSDILLGTLQANISTNYPAISGIVLTGGIALNSSIIKLIEGLEKIVPILSVKEGTFAVTTKLGNVRSHIYADNVDKIKMSINIFETHVDVAALNEKLTTYKGTDILTPRMFQYNLLKRAKEVKKHIVLPEGNDDRILIAASQLQKTNVVKLTILGKRVNIETSIKRLNISFDFDATEIINPIESDYFSDFSNTLYELRKHKGLSPAMAEDLMADVSYFGTMMVYKGLADGMVSGAAHTTQHTIKPALQFIKTKPGSSVVSSIFFMCLEDRVSIFGDCAINPNPTAEELAEIAISSADSSIAFGINPKIAMLSYSSGASGKGEDVDTVRKATEIIKQKRPDLKVEGPIQYDAAVDASIGKKKMPNSKVAGQANVLIFPDLNTGNNTYKAVQRETGALAIGPMLQGLNKPVNDLSRGCTVDDIFNTIILTAIQAQDK; this comes from the coding sequence ATGAATAAAGCTGTTTATATTGCTGCAAGTGAAGCTAACTCAGGAAAATCGATGTTGAGTTTAGGTTTAATGCAGTTATTACTTCGTAAAAAACCAAAAGTTGGATATTTTAGACCAATTATTGATAATCCGTTAGGAGATAAAAAAGATAATCATATTAATACAATTCTGAATTATTTTAATATAAAATGTTCTTATGAAGATTGTTATGCTTTTACTCGGTCAGATTTAATTGATAGATTAAATGATGATAAAGAAGACGAAGTTATATCTGAAATTATAGAAAAATATAAGATTTTAGAAGAACAAAATGATTTTGTAATTGTTGAAGGTACTGATTTTTCAGATCATGGTGCTGTTATTGAAATGGATTTGAACGTTTTAATTGCAAAGAATTTAGGGATTCCTGTTATTATTGTTTCGGGTGGTTTGAATAAAACATTGGACGAATTTATACAAGGTTTACGTTTAACTTATGATTCATTTGTAAATAAAGACGTTGAAGTAATTTCGGTTGTAGCCAATAAAATTGAAGACATAAATATTAATACTATTGTTGAAGAAGTTGGTAGAAATTTACCAAAATCTGTTTCTATTAATGCGATTCCTATTGATAAAAAATTAAATAATCCGACGGTTAAAGAGCTTTTAAACGAAATTAAAGCAGACGTATTATTTGGTGAACATTTATTAAATAATACGACAGGTGATATAAAAGTAGGAGCGATGCAATTATCTCATTTTTTGCATCATTTGACAGAAGAAAGTGTTGTTGTAACTCCTGCTGATAGATCGGATATTTTATTAGGAACTTTACAAGCCAATATTTCAACAAATTATCCTGCTATTTCTGGTATTGTTTTAACTGGTGGAATTGCTTTAAATTCATCAATAATTAAATTGATTGAAGGTTTAGAAAAAATTGTTCCTATTTTATCAGTTAAAGAAGGAACTTTTGCGGTTACAACAAAACTTGGTAATGTAAGATCTCATATTTATGCAGATAATGTTGATAAAATAAAAATGTCTATCAATATTTTTGAAACTCATGTTGATGTTGCGGCTTTAAATGAAAAACTTACAACTTATAAAGGAACTGATATTCTTACGCCAAGAATGTTTCAATATAATTTATTGAAAAGAGCCAAAGAAGTAAAAAAACACATCGTATTACCCGAAGGAAATGATGATAGAATTTTAATCGCTGCGTCACAACTTCAAAAAACAAATGTTGTTAAATTGACAATATTAGGTAAAAGAGTAAATATTGAAACATCAATAAAACGTTTAAATATTTCTTTTGATTTTGATGCTACCGAAATTATAAATCCTATTGAATCTGATTATTTTAGTGATTTTTCAAATACTTTATATGAGTTAAGAAAACATAAAGGATTAAGTCCTGCAATGGCAGAAGATTTAATGGCCGATGTTTCTTATTTTGGAACAATGATGGTATATAAAGGCTTGGCTGATGGAATGGTTTCTGGTGCAGCTCATACAACACAACATACTATTAAACCCGCTTTACAGTTTATAAAAACAAAACCAGGTTCTTCGGTGGTTTCTTCTATTTTCTTTATGTGTTTAGAAGATAGAGTTTCTATTTTTGGAGATTGTGCGATTAATCCAAATCCAACGGCAGAAGAATTAGCAGAAATTGCTATTTCATCCGCAGATTCTAGTATTGCTTTTGGTATTAATCCTAAAATTGCGATGTTATCGTATTCATCAGGAGCTTCAGGAAAAGGTGAAGATGTTGATACTGTTAGAAAAGCGACTGAAATTATCAAACAAAAAAGACCCGATTTAAAAGTTGAAGGTCCTATTCAATATGATGCCGCTGTTGATGCATCAATAGGAAAAAAGAAAATGCCAAATTCAAAAGTTGCAGGTCAAGCAAATGTTTTAATTTTTCCTGATTTAAATACAGGAAATAATACCTATAAAGCGGTACAAAGAGAAACAGGTGCTTTAGCAATAGGTCCAATGTTACAAGGATTAAATAAACCAGTGAACGATTTAAGTAGAGGGTGTACTGTTGATGATATTTTTAACACCATAATTTTAACTGCAATTCAAGCTCAAGACAAATAA
- a CDS encoding acetate/propionate family kinase → MKVLVINSGSSSIKYQLFEMPSQVVICSGLIERIGLERGTVHYKSSENEIEEQLEIKNHKEGLEKVVALLLDKKVGVITATDEIKIVAHRVVHGGNAFTKTTIVTDEVKNNIKELFSLAPLHNPANLEGIEVAESIFTKATQVVVFDTAFHQTIPVKAHKYAIPNKFLEDDKIRLYGFHGTSHKYVSEKAIAYLKKENSKIITIHLGNGCSITAIENGKSIDHSLGFSPVSGLIMGSRSGDIDHSLIFHLIDNLGYNADFVNNMLQKESGMLGLTGFSDLRDIEKEALNGDKNCQLALDMNAYRIKKYIGSYIAVMNGLDAIVFTAGIGENSVLIRKLVSNDMEFFGIALDEDKNDIRAKKLTEIHKENSKVKILVIPTNEELEIAKQSYDLV, encoded by the coding sequence TTGAAAGTATTAGTTATAAATTCGGGTAGTTCATCTATAAAATATCAATTATTTGAGATGCCATCGCAAGTAGTTATTTGTTCAGGATTGATTGAAAGAATAGGATTAGAAAGAGGTACTGTTCATTATAAATCATCAGAAAATGAAATTGAAGAACAACTTGAAATTAAAAATCATAAAGAAGGATTAGAAAAAGTAGTCGCTTTATTACTCGATAAAAAAGTAGGTGTTATTACTGCTACTGATGAAATTAAAATAGTAGCTCATAGAGTTGTGCATGGTGGAAATGCTTTTACAAAAACAACCATAGTTACTGATGAAGTTAAAAATAATATCAAAGAATTATTTTCTTTAGCACCACTTCATAATCCAGCAAATTTAGAAGGAATAGAAGTTGCTGAAAGTATTTTTACAAAAGCAACACAGGTAGTTGTTTTTGATACGGCTTTTCATCAAACAATACCTGTTAAAGCTCATAAATATGCTATTCCGAATAAATTTTTAGAAGATGATAAAATTAGACTGTATGGTTTTCATGGAACAAGTCATAAATATGTTTCAGAAAAAGCAATTGCATATTTAAAGAAAGAAAACAGTAAAATAATAACGATTCATTTAGGAAATGGTTGCAGTATTACAGCTATTGAAAATGGAAAAAGTATCGATCATAGTTTAGGGTTTAGCCCTGTTTCTGGTTTAATTATGGGCTCTCGTTCTGGTGATATTGATCATTCTTTAATTTTTCATCTGATAGATAATTTAGGTTATAATGCCGATTTTGTTAATAATATGTTGCAAAAAGAAAGCGGAATGCTCGGTTTAACAGGATTTAGTGATTTACGTGATATTGAAAAAGAGGCATTAAATGGCGATAAAAATTGTCAATTGGCTTTAGATATGAATGCGTATCGAATAAAAAAATATATAGGTTCATATATTGCGGTGATGAACGGATTAGATGCCATTGTTTTTACTGCGGGTATTGGTGAAAATTCAGTACTTATAAGAAAGTTAGTTTCTAATGATATGGAGTTTTTCGGAATAGCTTTAGATGAAGATAAAAATGATATTAGAGCTAAAAAATTAACAGAGATTCATAAAGAAAACTCTAAAGTAAAAATATTGGTAATTCCTACCAATGAAGAATTAGAAATAGCAAAACAATCGTACGATTTAGTATAA
- a CDS encoding tRNA pseudouridine synthase A: MMNYKHTYLVTIQYLGFRFHGWQKQPNLKTGHLFLDKTLKFIYKGIRLKSLGVGRTDARVSATHFAFQLFIDEKVDFEQFMIDFNANAPGDMRALKIEDIDNNFNIIQHPKLKEYRYYFSYGEKNHPYAAPFLTRFRDDLNIEIMKEGAMLFEGFHNYKRYCTKPSEETKVERTIEYCRIEKNTELTASFFPKESFVLIVRGEGFLRNQIRLIMGGLHSLGKGEYDLDFIKDSLNPETDIEFIKNIAPASGLHLHKIDFKNLD; the protein is encoded by the coding sequence ATGATGAATTATAAACATACCTATTTAGTTACTATTCAATATTTAGGATTTCGTTTTCATGGATGGCAAAAACAGCCAAATTTAAAAACAGGTCATTTATTTTTAGATAAAACATTAAAATTTATTTATAAAGGAATTCGCCTTAAAAGTTTAGGCGTTGGTAGAACTGATGCAAGAGTATCGGCAACTCATTTTGCTTTTCAATTATTTATTGATGAAAAAGTAGATTTTGAGCAATTTATGATTGATTTTAACGCCAATGCACCTGGCGATATGCGAGCTTTAAAAATTGAAGATATTGATAATAATTTCAACATTATTCAACATCCGAAGTTAAAAGAGTACAGATATTATTTTTCTTATGGAGAAAAAAATCATCCGTATGCCGCACCTTTTTTAACTCGTTTTAGAGATGATTTAAATATCGAAATCATGAAAGAAGGCGCAATGTTATTTGAAGGTTTTCATAATTATAAAAGATATTGTACAAAACCATCCGAAGAAACAAAGGTTGAAAGAACAATCGAATATTGTCGAATTGAAAAAAACACCGAATTAACAGCTTCTTTTTTTCCGAAAGAAAGTTTTGTTTTAATTGTTAGAGGTGAAGGTTTTTTAAGAAATCAAATCCGTTTGATAATGGGAGGATTACACAGTTTAGGAAAAGGAGAATATGATTTAGATTTTATAAAAGATAGTTTAAATCCTGAAACAGATATCGAATTTATTAAAAATATCGCTCCCGCTTCAGGATTACATTTACATAAAATAGATTTTAAAAATTTAGATTAA
- a CDS encoding ArnT family glycosyltransferase, producing MAMRMFLSDNFAELIKGETPYLDKPHMHFWLSAISFKIFGLYEWAYRIPALISTIIGAYSVFKLTKKLYDKSVAHYGSLIFLTSQSIILANHDVRTDAVLTGATIFAIWQLFEYVSTKKLLPIILGAIAMGISFSTKGFYGVAIIIFSVFSHIIYTKKYNVIFSYKVLLAICALFLSITPVLYAYYIQFGWEGIEFILWNQNINRATSKGFKQSSPDYFFFFHSLLWVFLPWAFLMYYGLFYQLKKWIKNKFKKTEGVEFLTIGSVLIILFIISFSKFKLPHYLNPLLPLLAVFTAGFLYSLKKDNKQKTLKVFMGIVYFIAPIMVIITSLLLFFTFNTPSIFIILVSLVLLILLVLTILKKEVLPLKIVVSSVLLMVFVNFVLNSYFYPELLQYQGGLKIAKIINEDDTINADDVYLYENDFSWPLDYYTKRNTPHITKQQLKNINKDVWIVIRNTSIKTIETAGFIIDKKHKVDHFRITKLNLKFLNPKTRNSKLSNAYLLKIKSN from the coding sequence ATGGCTATGCGTATGTTTTTAAGCGATAATTTTGCAGAACTAATTAAAGGAGAAACTCCTTATTTAGATAAGCCTCATATGCACTTTTGGTTATCGGCTATTTCTTTTAAAATCTTCGGATTGTATGAATGGGCATACAGAATTCCTGCTTTAATATCGACAATAATTGGAGCTTATTCTGTTTTTAAATTAACTAAAAAACTATATGATAAAAGCGTTGCACACTACGGTTCACTGATTTTTTTAACAAGTCAATCTATTATTTTAGCAAATCATGATGTTCGTACAGATGCCGTTTTAACAGGAGCAACCATCTTTGCTATATGGCAATTATTTGAATATGTTTCTACAAAAAAATTACTCCCAATTATTTTAGGAGCAATTGCAATGGGAATCTCTTTTTCTACAAAAGGTTTTTATGGAGTTGCTATTATTATATTTTCTGTTTTTTCACATATAATTTATACTAAAAAATATAATGTTATATTTTCTTATAAAGTATTGTTAGCTATTTGCGCTTTATTTTTAAGTATTACGCCTGTTTTATATGCTTATTATATTCAATTCGGATGGGAAGGAATTGAGTTTATATTATGGAATCAGAATATAAATAGAGCTACTTCAAAAGGTTTTAAACAAAGTAGTCCTGATTATTTTTTCTTTTTTCATTCGTTACTTTGGGTATTTTTACCGTGGGCATTTTTAATGTATTACGGATTATTTTATCAATTAAAAAAATGGATAAAAAACAAGTTTAAAAAAACCGAAGGAGTCGAGTTTTTAACTATTGGAAGCGTTTTAATAATACTTTTTATTATTAGTTTTTCAAAATTTAAACTACCACATTATTTAAATCCATTACTTCCTCTATTAGCTGTTTTTACAGCAGGATTTTTATACAGTTTAAAGAAAGATAATAAACAAAAAACATTAAAAGTTTTTATGGGGATTGTTTATTTTATAGCTCCAATAATGGTAATCATTACTAGCTTACTTTTATTTTTCACTTTTAATACACCTAGTATTTTCATCATTTTAGTAAGTTTAGTTTTATTAATATTACTGGTATTAACAATACTTAAAAAAGAAGTTCTTCCGCTTAAAATAGTAGTAAGCTCGGTATTATTGATGGTTTTTGTAAATTTTGTACTTAATTCTTACTTTTATCCTGAATTATTACAATATCAAGGAGGTTTAAAAATAGCAAAAATTATAAATGAAGATGATACTATAAATGCTGATGATGTGTATTTATATGAAAATGATTTTTCTTGGCCGTTAGATTATTACACTAAAAGAAATACACCTCATATTACCAAGCAACAATTAAAAAACATCAATAAAGATGTTTGGATAGTTATCCGAAATACATCAATAAAAACCATAGAAACAGCAGGTTTTATTATTGATAAAAAACATAAAGTTGATCACTTTAGAATAACAAAGCTAAACCTTAAATTTCTAAATCCGAAAACTAGAAATTCAAAACTTAGCAATGCGTATTTATTAAAGATTAAATCTAATTAA